A single window of Proteiniborus ethanoligenes DNA harbors:
- a CDS encoding DUF2922 domain-containing protein — MIKRKLEMTFKNQASKNSKITLDNPRDTVTNVEVKAAMENIVAMDVFDTGDGGLVELVSAKIISTEVQELELA; from the coding sequence ATGATTAAAAGAAAACTTGAAATGACATTTAAAAACCAAGCAAGTAAAAACAGTAAAATTACCCTAGACAATCCTAGAGATACTGTTACAAATGTAGAAGTAAAAGCTGCAATGGAAAATATAGTAGCCATGGATGTCTTTGACACAGGTGATGGAGGTTTAGTTGAACTAGTTTCAGCTAAGATCATAAGCACAGAAGTTCAAGAACTAGAGCTAGCATAG
- a CDS encoding DUF1659 domain-containing protein codes for MPVNTIVKDSKLKLQFDGGVNGKGDPVVKSKTFSKVKIDAVNDNLFSVATSLADLQDMPLIAVKRLDEVELTQA; via the coding sequence ATGCCAGTAAACACAATAGTAAAAGATTCAAAACTTAAATTACAGTTTGATGGAGGAGTTAATGGGAAAGGGGATCCAGTAGTGAAGTCTAAAACCTTCTCAAAGGTAAAGATTGATGCAGTAAACGACAATCTGTTTTCAGTTGCAACATCCCTAGCAGACCTACAGGATATGCCACTTATAGCAGTTAAGAGACTAGACGAAGTAGAGCTTACACAAGCCTAA